A single genomic interval of Sander lucioperca isolate FBNREF2018 chromosome 9, SLUC_FBN_1.2, whole genome shotgun sequence harbors:
- the LOC116045889 gene encoding C-C motif chemokine 20-like, which produces MRFPTLIILLILSCLCLALAQTTFDDCCLRYVKRMSKATQTRAVKYRRQVTDGGCNIPAIIFTMKKGVEFCTDPRDTWVKQLMTKIDEKIPKKGHKKPRKHQWSSRG; this is translated from the exons ATGCGCTTCCCCACGCTGATCATCCTGCTGATCCTATCTTGTCTTTGCCTTGCACTGGCACAAA CGACTTTTGACGACTGCTGTTTGAGGTATGTGAAAAGAATGAGCAAAGCCACTCAAACACGTGCAGTGAAGTACAGAAGGCAGGTGACAGACGGAGGCTGCAACATCCCTGCTATAAT CTTCACCATGAAGAAGGGGGTTGAGTTTTGCACAGACCCCAGAGACACATGGGTCAAACAACTGATGACAAAGATTGATgaaaaaataccaaaaaagGGCCACAAGAAACCCAGGAAG CATCAATGGTCGTCCAGAGGCTGA
- the ranbp3b gene encoding ran-binding protein 3b isoform X1: MCCCLFGYYCMHMHRQGLQRQRCSVNRPNPDRGKPLCAHVIGLHILQRQQCEDKPAIAPPVFVFQKDKAQKRSAEGSSAEDGEDSDKDEGSYCPPMKRERTSSFPPPHSVPKNNVFMPSSFCQSPTGNSDSEPEEKPVGFRLKPPTLIHGQAPSSGVPSQKPKEQQRSVLRPAVLQAPPSKSHIESNSSCGTNGVKKSSDGASVTQSFFLNNTEHSATLAKSQKHENEEDGASGNKDGDEREKKETDVAISFVFGQNIKDRAKLEENSTEGKSKDGVPLDSQSEGTNYFLQYISTPSSENAANSTDSGAKFVFGQNMSERVLSPPKGESSNEENKEVSAAPASEPSSQETTPEKVNSVSESLEESAAAYTKATAKKCILEKVDVKTGEESESNVLQMQCKLYVFEKTAQSWIERGRGLLRLNDMASTDDGTLQSRLVMRTQGSLRLILNTKLWPQMQVDKASEKSVRITAMDTEDQGVKVFLISGSSKDIGQLAAALHHRILALKSRAEQEPETPTTTIPDAEVPQSNEDDSDEEDNASASASASTPATSNSEGGESQATGST, encoded by the exons ATGTGCTGTTGTCTATTTGGCTATTATTGCATGCATATGCACCGACAAGGCTTACAACGACAACGATGCTCAGTTAATAGGCCCAATCCAGACAGAGGAAAACCTTTGTGTGCTCACGTTATAGGATTACACATTTTACAGAGGCAACAGTGTGAAG ACAAGCCTGCCATAGCAcctcctgtgtttgttttccaAAAAGATAAAGCACAGAAG CGATCTGCGGAGGGCTCAAGTGCAGAGGATGGAGAAG attcagataAAGACGAGGGGAGCTATTGCCCCCCTATGAAAAGGGAAAGGACGTCATCGTTCCCACCCCCACATTCTG TTCCCAAGAACAATGTATTCATGCCCTCAAGTTTCTGCCAGTCTCCAACTGGGAACTCTGACTCTGAGCCAG AGGAGAAGCCTGTAGGATTCCGTTTAAAGCCACCAACTCTCATACATGGACAGGCACCAAGTTCAG GCGTCCCAAGTCAGAAACCCAAGGAGCAGCAACGCAGTGTCCTCCGCCCTGCAGTTCTCCAGGCGCCGCCCTCTAAATCACATATAGAGTCCA ATTCCAGTTGTGGAACCAACGGTGTGAAAAAGTCATCCGATGGGGCATCTGTGACCCAGTCCTTCTTCCTGAACAACACAGAGCACTCAGCCACCCTGGCCAAGTCACAG AAACATGAAAATGAGGAAGATGGAGCAAGTGGTAACAAAGACGGAGACGAAAGAGAGAAGAAGGAGACAGATGTAGCAATATCTTTTGTGTTTGGTCAGAATATTAAAGACAGAGCAAAG TTGGAAGAGAACAGTACAGAAGGCAAGTCAAAGGATGGTGTGCCGCTGGACTCTCAATCAGAGGGCACTAATTATTTCTTACAGTACATCTCTACCCCAAG TTCAGAAAATGCCGCAAACAGTACAGACAGTGGGGCAAAATTTGTTTTTGGGCAGAACATGTCTGAACGAGTTCTG aGTCCCCCGAAGGGCGAGTCCTCAAATGAGGAAAATAAAGAAGTTTCAGCTGCCCCTGCTTCAGAGCCCTCATCACAGGAAACCACCCCAGAGAAGG TGAACAGCGTGTCAGAGTCTTTGGAGGAGTCTGCAGCAGCTTACACCAAAGCCACAGCCAAGAAGTGCATCTTAGAGAAAGTTGACGTCAAAACTGGAGAGGAATCAGAAAGCAATGTTTTGCAG ATGCAGTGCAAGTTATATGTTTTTGAGAAGACGGCTCAGTCGTGGATAGAGAGAGGTCGAGGTTTGCTGAGGCTCAACGACATGGCATCAACAGACGACGGCACGCTACAGTCCCGTCTAG TGATGAGGACCCAGGGCAGCCTCCGGTTGATCCTCAACACTAAACTTTGGCCCCAGATGCAGGTGGACAAGGCCAGCGAGAAGAGTGTACGAATCACTGCCATGGACACAGAGGACCAGGGGGTCAAGGTCTTCCTAATATCG GGTAGCTCTAAGGACATAGGTCAGCTGGCTGCAGCGTTGCATCACCGTATCTTAGCCCTGAAGAGCAGGGCAGAG